One segment of Eriocheir sinensis breed Jianghai 21 chromosome 69, ASM2467909v1, whole genome shotgun sequence DNA contains the following:
- the LOC126988354 gene encoding uncharacterized protein DDB_G0287625-like produces the protein NNNNNNNNNNNNNNNNNNNNNNNNNNNNNNNNNNNNNNNNNNNNNNNNNNNNNNNNNNNNNNNNNNNNNNNNNNNNNNNNNNNNNNNNNNNNNNNNNNNNNNNNNNNNNNNNNNNNNNNNNNNNNNNNNNNNNNNNNNNNNNNNNNNNNNNNNNNNNNNNNNNNNNNNNNNNNNNNNNNNNNNNNNNNNNNNNNNNNNNNNNNNNNNNNNNNNNNNNNNNNNNNNNNNNNNNNNNNNNNNNNNNNNNNNNNNNNNNNNNNNNNNNNNNNNNITAAPLLSLLQTPPRPVHARRPE, from the coding sequence aataataataataataataacaacaacaacaacaataataataataacaataataataataacaataataataataataataacaataataataataacaataataataataataataataataataataataacaataataataataataataataataataataataataataataataataataataataataataataataataataataataataataataataataataataataataataataataataataataataataataataataataataacaataataataataataataataataataataataataataataataataataataataataataataataataataataataataataataataataataataataataataataataataataataataataataataataataataataataataataataataataacaataataataataataataataataataataataataataataataataataataataataataataataataataataataacaataataataataataataataataataataataataataataataataataataataataataataataataataataataataataataataataataataataataataataataataataataataataataataataataataataataataataataataataataataataacaataataataataataataataataataataataataataataataataataataataacaataataataataataacaataataacaataatattacagccgcgcctctcctctcccttctccagaCGCCGCCTAGACCAGTACACGCCCGCCGCCCCGAGTGA